The following coding sequences lie in one Ignavibacteria bacterium genomic window:
- a CDS encoding HAMP domain-containing protein, with translation MSGKYKKILNKYFWKGSKKYFSVFYLSVFLILVTGIVSPVMLQSRQQNWEKELNKIVTSIESSVSKSLKSKENNVLKKSSQVKSLIRTLSVRGKASPQGLIEALNEKNSSDYSVEVFNDNEQLVAWTDEIAIPQERFFPVFYDPGEAHFYRSGLYTYLTVTDTVRLAGRLYYESVSLPVEKYYNIQNDYYKKISLTEEFTNKYLTPFEIEYSQVAHKSLDGRKYSVVINNNKSHQIAVVSFLKPAKDESQASLKDFFIDLQSILAIVGLAALLMGFFSEIQGVKSRLLKASVLIVFAVALRFALFFMEVPAKFLEGPLTNASFFASSFGFGIVKSPLEFFITVIFALFICVYIYENVVAHIKTNRNDEKKNIYSFAILTAISVLLYLIFLRGLGASIRSVIFDSSLRYFREPGLLPDYPAALMQLNVLLLGTGSVLVALSILLTIFNYIPYVEKKKLQKSMLWVLIVFQIAGVIYDLTQNEPQGTPLIRILFVTFTFILAWKVFFGERKVLYNYVYYALISSVITISLLNYYNSSLEKESLKTTAYELTRASDEWLEFLVRESLINATRSDETVKALKEQGTNFETAAFMIWSESSLQREAMPSSVTLLDREKRMLGSFGVDINPVYRVTPMVLNYEGEDIQIFNNYRPEGLDGGKIISGIVPIKEDNVLLGYVVTSVLFNPDNYKVSSLPPFLASNFNSANSTVSFEKLKVFEFENDRLKNVYGDITPADTYTKSILLTHPEEREAWTTLKVDDENYTTYILREIKGENLRTIAVLLREKNFSWSLYNFFKVFFIHSLFIIVLLLVLYGTQLRKSGFIKYTFRAQLLAAFLFISLLPLIFMAFYNRSLTEEKTRDLILLKLGQSTSNIESYVREHLKQDKTKPINLIFSEASRDLNLDFALYSGNRQTFSTREEYFRAGILPGIMNPSAYSKLFFQGYTRYDMREKAEDYTYNSIYTKVNFDGTDYVLKVSDVFNKISLPITGEEVDIFLFGSYFFATILVIMISTILANRISSPIRGLTRATISVAGGDLNFEIRNKQKGEIRDLVNGFNSMIRELQRSQAELAQMERESAWKEMARQVAHEIKNPLTPMKLAVQQLMIAYRDKSPKFDAIFDKVSKTIINQIDTLSNIASEFSGFARMPNLKVEKVDLSAVTQEACDLYVEENVKISISNESKNLIVEADRDQLKRTIINLIRNSIQAGATAVSLKAISDGEFINLEITDNGKGIPEELLPRIFEPNFTTKEKGMGLGLKIAKKFMEGIGGSITIAGSNDKGTRILLQFKKVR, from the coding sequence ATGTCAGGCAAATATAAAAAAATATTAAATAAATACTTCTGGAAGGGCAGTAAAAAGTATTTCTCGGTTTTTTATTTGTCCGTTTTTCTCATTCTGGTTACTGGCATAGTTTCGCCGGTAATGCTCCAAAGCAGACAGCAGAATTGGGAAAAGGAACTAAATAAAATAGTCACTTCTATTGAGTCTTCGGTTTCTAAAAGCCTTAAGTCGAAGGAAAATAACGTCCTTAAGAAAAGCTCCCAGGTAAAAAGCTTAATAAGAACTTTGTCAGTCCGGGGAAAAGCCAGCCCTCAGGGCCTCATTGAAGCCTTAAATGAAAAGAATTCTTCCGACTATTCTGTGGAAGTATTTAATGACAATGAACAGCTCGTTGCCTGGACGGATGAGATTGCAATTCCGCAGGAAAGGTTTTTCCCGGTTTTTTATGATCCGGGTGAAGCTCACTTTTATAGATCAGGCCTTTATACATACTTAACAGTAACGGATACTGTAAGGCTTGCAGGAAGATTATATTACGAGTCTGTCAGCCTCCCGGTTGAAAAGTATTACAATATTCAGAATGATTACTACAAAAAGATTAGCCTGACTGAGGAGTTTACCAATAAGTATCTGACCCCTTTTGAGATAGAATACTCCCAGGTTGCCCATAAAAGCCTGGACGGAAGGAAATATTCAGTTGTAATTAACAACAATAAGAGCCACCAGATAGCCGTAGTTTCGTTCTTAAAGCCCGCAAAAGACGAAAGCCAGGCAAGCCTCAAAGACTTCTTTATTGATCTTCAGTCTATACTTGCAATAGTAGGACTGGCTGCCTTGCTCATGGGTTTTTTCAGCGAGATCCAGGGGGTTAAAAGCAGGCTCCTTAAGGCCTCGGTCTTAATTGTATTTGCAGTTGCATTAAGGTTTGCTTTGTTTTTCATGGAGGTCCCGGCAAAATTTCTTGAAGGGCCATTGACAAATGCATCTTTCTTTGCCTCGTCATTTGGATTCGGAATTGTGAAAAGCCCGCTGGAATTCTTCATTACGGTTATTTTTGCCCTTTTTATTTGCGTTTATATTTATGAAAACGTTGTAGCACACATCAAGACAAACAGGAATGATGAGAAAAAGAACATATATTCTTTTGCCATTCTTACAGCTATTTCTGTCCTCCTGTACCTTATTTTCTTAAGAGGGCTCGGGGCATCAATAAGAAGCGTCATTTTCGACTCTTCACTGCGCTATTTCAGAGAGCCCGGGCTCTTGCCCGATTATCCTGCTGCCCTGATGCAGCTGAATGTACTTCTTCTTGGAACCGGTTCGGTCCTGGTTGCCCTTTCAATACTCCTTACAATATTTAATTATATCCCGTACGTTGAAAAGAAGAAGCTGCAAAAAAGCATGCTTTGGGTGCTCATAGTCTTTCAGATTGCAGGTGTCATCTATGACCTTACTCAAAATGAACCCCAGGGCACACCACTTATCAGGATCTTGTTTGTTACCTTTACTTTCATACTGGCCTGGAAAGTTTTCTTCGGGGAGCGTAAAGTACTCTACAATTATGTGTATTATGCACTTATTTCATCGGTAATAACAATAAGCCTTCTCAACTACTATAACTCTTCGCTGGAAAAAGAGTCGCTGAAGACCACAGCCTATGAACTGACCAGGGCAAGCGACGAATGGCTGGAATTCCTTGTGCGTGAGTCTTTAATAAATGCTACAAGAAGCGATGAAACCGTTAAGGCCTTAAAAGAGCAGGGGACGAACTTTGAAACCGCGGCATTTATGATCTGGTCCGAAAGCTCACTTCAGAGAGAGGCAATGCCTTCCTCGGTTACGCTTCTTGACAGGGAGAAGAGAATGCTGGGCAGTTTTGGCGTTGATATAAACCCTGTGTACAGGGTTACACCAATGGTGCTCAACTACGAGGGCGAGGATATTCAGATCTTTAATAATTACAGGCCCGAAGGCCTGGACGGCGGCAAAATTATTTCGGGCATCGTGCCGATAAAAGAAGATAATGTGCTCCTGGGATACGTCGTTACCTCGGTTCTCTTTAATCCCGATAACTACAAGGTCAGCAGCCTTCCCCCTTTCCTGGCCTCTAATTTTAACTCTGCAAATTCCACCGTCAGTTTTGAAAAGCTGAAAGTCTTTGAGTTCGAAAACGACAGGCTGAAAAACGTATACGGGGATATTACTCCTGCCGATACTTATACAAAAAGCATTCTTTTGACCCATCCGGAAGAAAGGGAAGCATGGACGACACTGAAGGTGGATGATGAGAACTATACGACATATATACTGAGGGAAATAAAAGGGGAAAACTTAAGAACAATTGCCGTGCTCTTAAGAGAAAAGAATTTTTCCTGGAGCCTTTACAATTTCTTTAAGGTCTTCTTTATCCACAGCCTTTTTATAATCGTCCTGCTTCTGGTCCTATACGGCACTCAGCTCAGGAAGTCGGGATTTATTAAGTATACCTTCAGGGCGCAGCTTCTTGCGGCTTTTCTTTTTATCTCACTGCTGCCTCTTATTTTTATGGCTTTTTATAACAGGAGCCTTACAGAGGAGAAAACCCGTGACCTGATTTTACTTAAGCTTGGGCAGAGTACCAGCAACATTGAAAGCTACGTCAGGGAGCATTTGAAGCAGGATAAGACGAAACCCATCAACCTCATATTCTCTGAGGCTTCCCGGGACCTGAACCTGGATTTTGCGCTTTATTCCGGGAACAGGCAGACCTTCAGTACACGCGAAGAATATTTCAGGGCGGGAATTCTGCCCGGGATAATGAACCCTTCGGCTTACAGCAAACTCTTCTTCCAGGGATACACCAGGTACGACATGAGGGAAAAGGCCGAGGATTACACGTATAATTCAATCTATACAAAGGTCAACTTTGACGGAACCGACTACGTGCTTAAGGTAAGCGATGTGTTTAACAAAATTTCACTCCCTATTACAGGCGAGGAAGTGGATATATTTCTTTTCGGAAGCTATTTCTTTGCTACTATACTGGTGATAATGATAAGCACCATTCTGGCCAACAGAATTTCTTCTCCTATCCGGGGGCTCACAAGGGCTACAATTTCAGTTGCAGGAGGAGACCTTAACTTTGAAATCAGGAATAAGCAGAAAGGGGAAATCAGGGACCTTGTTAACGGGTTTAATTCCATGATCCGCGAGCTTCAGAGAAGCCAGGCGGAGCTTGCACAGATGGAAAGGGAATCGGCATGGAAGGAGATGGCACGCCAGGTTGCTCATGAGATAAAAAATCCGCTTACTCCGATGAAGCTGGCCGTGCAGCAGCTGATGATTGCATACAGGGATAAGTCTCCTAAGTTCGATGCAATTTTTGACAAGGTCTCCAAAACAATCATAAATCAGATTGACACACTGAGCAATATAGCCTCAGAGTTTTCCGGATTTGCAAGAATGCCCAACCTCAAGGTGGAAAAGGTTGACTTGAGCGCAGTTACCCAGGAAGCATGTGACCTGTATGTGGAGGAAAACGTTAAAATTTCAATCAGCAATGAGTCAAAGAACCTTATTGTTGAGGCCGATAGGGACCAGCTTAAAAGAACAATTATTAACCTTATCCGGAATTCCATTCAGGCCGGGGCTACAGCAGTAAGCCTTAAGGCCATAAGCGACGGGGAATTCATCAATCTTGAAATTACGGATAACGGAAAAGGTATCCCGGAGGAGCTCCTGCCGCGCATCTTTGAACCGAATTTTACCACCAAGGAAAAGGGAATGGGTTTAGGCCTTAAAATTGCGAAAAAGTTTATGGAAGGAATCGGCGGCAGCATAACTATAGCCGGATCCAATGACAAGGGAACAAGAATTCTCCTTCAATTTAAAAAAGTGCGGTAA
- a CDS encoding DUF4783 domain-containing protein, giving the protein MIRKSFYIILSFSIWIALCEVLYPQSFNPKGQLKDQKLTGDVPRVIFNKIEEGFSLRDINKFSNNISSQTYLSLPNGITGYYSATQVFYILQDFSRIYKPVSFRFLTVNERTDNPYASGYYRYESRGVRGTAQVYISLKLFGNSWKISQITIN; this is encoded by the coding sequence ATGATACGGAAGTCTTTTTATATAATTCTTTCCTTTAGTATCTGGATAGCATTATGTGAAGTTTTGTATCCCCAGTCTTTTAATCCCAAAGGACAGCTCAAGGACCAAAAGCTTACAGGTGACGTTCCGAGGGTGATTTTTAACAAAATCGAAGAGGGATTTTCTCTCCGGGATATTAACAAATTTTCTAACAATATCAGTTCTCAGACCTATTTAAGCTTACCCAACGGCATTACCGGATATTACAGTGCTACCCAGGTATTTTATATACTGCAGGATTTTTCGCGTATCTACAAACCTGTCAGTTTCAGGTTCCTTACTGTAAACGAGAGGACCGATAATCCTTATGCCTCGGGTTACTACAGATATGAATCCAGGGGGGTAAGGGGAACTGCACAGGTATATATCTCCTTAAAACTATTTGGAAATAGTTGGAAGATTTCCCAGATTACGATTAACTGA
- a CDS encoding DedA family protein translates to MGNIEFWISQYGYGGIFILLVLGIVGLPVPDETLLTLTGFLVYKGDLKLVPAFFSAYLGSVVGITLSYTIGRTFGLYVLHKYGRYLHITEEKLAKAHNWFEKVGRWALLIGYFIPGIRHIFAIIAGTSKLELWEFALFAYLGAFIWAAGFLSVGYFFGDKWEVMLESVQHHTVMISFILVVLVLLFLLFKKKILGKSAEKAS, encoded by the coding sequence ATGGGAAATATAGAATTCTGGATTAGTCAGTACGGTTACGGGGGGATTTTCATTTTGCTTGTTCTTGGGATTGTGGGGCTGCCTGTTCCTGATGAAACTTTACTTACTCTGACCGGTTTTTTGGTTTACAAGGGCGACCTTAAGCTTGTTCCTGCCTTCTTTTCAGCCTATCTGGGAAGTGTAGTTGGTATAACTTTAAGCTACACAATCGGGCGCACATTCGGGCTTTATGTACTTCACAAATACGGCAGATATCTTCACATTACAGAAGAAAAGCTTGCAAAGGCACACAACTGGTTCGAAAAAGTGGGGCGCTGGGCGCTTTTAATAGGATACTTTATTCCCGGCATCAGGCACATTTTTGCCATAATTGCAGGAACCAGCAAGCTGGAGCTCTGGGAATTTGCTCTTTTTGCCTACCTTGGAGCATTTATCTGGGCTGCGGGATTCCTTTCAGTAGGATACTTTTTCGGGGACAAGTGGGAAGTTATGCTTGAGAGCGTTCAGCACCACACGGTTATGATCTCTTTTATACTGGTAGTACTGGTACTTCTTTTCCTTTTATTCAAGAAAAAAATTCTGGGGAAATCTGCCGAGAAAGCTTCCTGA
- the ftsZ gene encoding cell division protein FtsZ — MSFFATLDRENPMSAQLKVVGVGGGGCNAVESMINRGLSGVEYIVVNTDAQVLIKNTATHKIQVGTSVTRGLGAGADPNVGKKAVEEDREKLTKILEGSDMVFITAGMGGGTGTGGAPIVASIAKSLGALVVGIVTKPFRWEGKKRMMNAEQGIQELRQYVDSLIVIPNERLLNILDPSISANQAFDKPNEVLYEATRGIADIITIGGIINVDFADVRSVMSQSGEALMGCGIASGENRAIEAAQKAISSPLLEGVSIKGAKNILLNVTGSSSLTMREIDEGNKVIYDAAGEEANVIFGWVNKEEMNEYVSYTVIATGFDSNRKQKEVAPQAAKPQPTPSFSFGGYSPKEPEQNDFRFTKQEDLDIPTIFRVKGSKSVALPEEDQVPQSGFTIDKIANYQPEDKRKQVEDDRDDDESSSFLRMMMD; from the coding sequence ATGTCATTTTTTGCAACATTGGATCGTGAAAATCCTATGTCGGCACAGCTGAAAGTAGTTGGCGTTGGCGGGGGCGGCTGTAATGCAGTTGAGAGCATGATCAATAGGGGACTGAGCGGCGTTGAGTACATTGTAGTTAATACTGATGCCCAGGTGCTCATTAAAAACACTGCTACTCATAAAATCCAGGTCGGCACTAGCGTTACACGCGGCCTTGGAGCAGGAGCCGATCCTAATGTAGGCAAGAAAGCTGTTGAAGAAGACCGTGAAAAGCTGACCAAGATCCTGGAAGGAAGCGATATGGTCTTTATTACTGCCGGTATGGGCGGCGGTACCGGTACCGGGGGAGCTCCTATAGTTGCCTCTATTGCAAAGAGCCTGGGCGCTCTTGTAGTCGGTATTGTAACAAAACCCTTCAGATGGGAAGGCAAGAAAAGAATGATGAATGCCGAACAGGGCATTCAGGAATTAAGGCAGTATGTTGACAGCCTTATTGTAATTCCGAATGAAAGACTGTTGAATATACTTGACCCTTCAATCAGCGCTAACCAGGCCTTCGATAAGCCGAATGAAGTGCTCTACGAGGCTACGCGCGGAATTGCCGACATTATTACCATAGGCGGCATTATAAACGTGGACTTTGCCGACGTGCGCTCGGTTATGAGCCAGAGCGGTGAGGCCTTAATGGGCTGCGGAATTGCAAGCGGCGAAAACCGCGCAATTGAAGCTGCTCAGAAGGCTATCTCAAGCCCGCTCCTTGAAGGCGTAAGCATTAAGGGCGCTAAGAATATACTCCTTAATGTAACAGGCTCAAGCTCCCTTACAATGCGCGAGATCGATGAGGGCAACAAGGTGATCTATGATGCTGCAGGCGAAGAAGCAAACGTTATCTTCGGCTGGGTAAATAAAGAGGAGATGAATGAATACGTCTCTTATACCGTAATTGCCACCGGTTTCGACAGCAACAGGAAACAGAAGGAAGTAGCTCCTCAGGCCGCAAAGCCGCAGCCGACTCCATCTTTCTCCTTCGGGGGCTATAGCCCAAAGGAACCTGAACAGAACGATTTCAGGTTTACAAAGCAGGAGGATCTGGATATACCGACCATTTTCCGCGTGAAAGGCTCAAAATCGGTTGCCCTTCCGGAAGAGGATCAGGTACCTCAGAGCGGATTTACAATCGATAAGATTGCAAATTATCAGCCTGAAGACAAAAGAAAACAGGTTGAAGACGACAGAGATGACGATGAAAGCTCTTCATTCCTCAGAATGATGATGGACTAG